One stretch of Prinia subflava isolate CZ2003 ecotype Zambia chromosome 19, Cam_Psub_1.2, whole genome shotgun sequence DNA includes these proteins:
- the UBE3B gene encoding ubiquitin-protein ligase E3B isoform X1: MFSASQSSRAQFLDKARQAREERRELKERERAAVQLQALVRRFLCRCRLQREIRKEVEDFFGTNECGSSKRSALSVFRIARKLLFVFSPKEDKERFEKLCRCILNSMDVENEPKVWYVSLALSKDLTLLWIKQIKDILWFCCEFLKQLKPDILQDSRLVNLHLTMLVTFTDTSTWKILRGKGETLRPAMNHICANIMGHLNQKGFYSVLQILLTNGLARSRPSLSKGSLTAIFSLALRPVVAAQFSDNLLRSFLIHVMSVPAIMTHLATLTPERLAVIESHDLFRKFILFLSRESQCRDVCVCLEGSHTLCLLGNLVFLGSLNDQVLEEETAHFVGVLIHMLSYCQKYVSQKKSNLTHWHPVLGWFSQTVDYGLNESMPLLTKQLQHLWGVHMIRILFNDVLSKKLLENQEIAQLPAQPISPQNSLPMKNLFKRAFQKSASVRNILKPVGGKRVDSAEVQKVCSICVLYQTTLTTLTQIRLQILTGLTYLDDLLPKLWAFICELGPQGGLKLFLECLNNDTEESKRLLAMLMLFCDCSRHLITILDDIEVYEEQISFKLEELVTISSFLNSFVFKMIWDGIVENARGETLELFHSVHGWLMVLYERDCRRRFAPEDHWLRKDLKPSVLFQELDKDKKRAQLLLQYIPHVIPHKNRVLLFRNMVTKEKEKLGLVETSSASPHVTHITIRRSRMLEDGYEQLRQLSQNAMKGVIRVKFVNDLGVDEAGIDQDGVFKEFLEEIIKKVFDPALNLFKTTSGDERLYPSPTSYIHENYLQLFEFVGKMLGKAVYEGIVVDVPFASFFLSQLLGHHHSVFYSSVDELPSLDSEFYKNLTSIKRYDGDISDLGLTLSYDEDVMGQLVCHELVPGGKTIPVTNENKISYIHLMAHFRMHTQIKSQTAALIGGFRSIIKPEWIRMFSAPELQRLISGDNAEIDLEDLKKHTVYYGGFHGSHRVIIWLWDILANDFSPEERAMFLKFVTSCSRPPLLGFAYLKPPFSIRCVEVSDDQDTGDTLGSVLRGFFTIRKKEPGGRLPTSSTCFNLLKLPNYSKKSILREKLRYAISMNTGFELS, encoded by the exons ATGTTCAGTGCCAGCCAGTCCTCCAGGGCCCAGTTCCTGGACAAGGCCCGGCAGGCGCGGGAGGAGCGGCGGGAGctgaaggagagggagagggctgcagtgcagctccaggctctggtCAGGAGGTTTCTGTGTCGCTGCCGCCTGCAGAGGGAGATCAG GAAAGAGGTGGAGGATTTCTTTGGGACAAATGAGTGTGGCTCAAGTAAAAGAAGTGCCCTGTCTGTGTTCAGGATTGCCAGGAAGCTGCTGTTTGTGTTCAGTCCCAAGGAGGACAAGGAG AGGTTTGAAAAGCTGTGCCGCTGTATCCTGAACAGCATGGATGTGGAGAACGAGCCCAAG GTGTGGTACGTGTCACTGGCACTCTCCAAGGACCTCACACTCCTCTGGATCAAACAGATCAAAGACATCCTGTGGTTTTGCTGTGAATTCCTCAAGCAGCTCAAG CCTGACATCCTGCAGGACTCCAGACTGGTGAACTTGCACCTCACAATGCTGGTCACCTTCACGGACACTTCCACCTGGAAAATCCTCCGGGGAAAAG GTGAGACCCTGAGACCTGCCATGAACCACATCTGTGCCAACATCATGGGCCACCTCAACCAGAAGGGCTTCTACTCCGTGCTGCAG ATTTTGCTAACTAATGGCTTGGCAAGATCCAGACCTTCCCTGTCCAAAGGTTCCTTGACTGCCATCTTCTCCCTTGCCTTGCG CCCTGTGGTTGCTGCTCAGTTCTCAGACAATCTGCTGAGGTCCTTCCTGATCCATGTCATGTCTGTGCCTGCTATAATGACTCACCTTGCTACTCTCACCCCTGAG CGCCTGGCAGTGATCGAATCCCACGATCTCTTCCGGAAATTCATCCTGTTCCTGAGCCGGGAATCGCAGTGCCGGGATGTCTGCGTGTGCCTGGAGGGCAGCCACACTCTCTGCTTGCTGG gCAATCTGGTGTTCCTGGGCTCCCTGAATGaccaggtgctggaggaggagacaGCTCATTTTGTGGGGGTGCTCATCCACATGCTCTCCTACTGCCAGAAGTACGTGTCCCAGAAGAAATCCAACCTCACCCACTGgcaccctgtgctgggctggttCTCACAGACTGTGGATTATGG GCTGAACGAGTCCATGCCCCTGCTGaccaagcagctgcagcacctctggggagTCCACATGATCCGGATCCTCTTCAATGATGTGCTCAGCAAGAAACTGCTGGAAAATCAGGAGATagctcagctgccagcacagccaatCTCCCCTCAGAACAGCCTTCCTATGAAAA ACCTGTTCAAGAGAGCTTTCCAGAAGTCGGCCTCAGTGCGGAACATCCTGAAGCCGGTGGGAGGGAAGCGCGTGGACTCTGCCGAGGTGCAGAAGGTTTGCAGCATCTGTGTCCTGTACCAAACCACCCTGACCACCCTCACCCAGATCCGCCTGCAGATCCTCACAG GTCTCACTTACCTGGATGATCTGCTGCCCAAATTATGGGCCTTCATCTGTGAGCTGGGACCACAGGGAGGGTTAAAACTCTTTTTGGAGTGCTTGAACAACGACACAGAGGAATCCAAGAGGCTGCTGGCCATGCTGATGCTCTTCTGTGACTGCTCCCGTCACCTCATCAC GATTCTGGATGACATCGAGGTCTATGAAGAGCAGATTTCATTCAAACTGGAAGAGCTGGTGACCATCTCCTCTTTCTTGAATTCCTTTGTGTTTAAGATGATCTGGGATGGAATTGTAG AGAATGCCCGAGGGGAGACCCTGGAGCTGTTCCACTCTGTCCATGGCTGGCTCATGGTGCTGTATGAGCGGGATTGCCGCCGGCGCTTCGCTCCCGAGGATCACTGGCTGCGCAA GGACCTCAAACCGAGCGTGCTCTTCCAGGAGCTGGACAAGGACAAGAAACgagcccagctgctcctgcagtacATCCCACATGTCATTCCCCACAAGAAC aGGGTGCTGCTTTTCCGGAACATGGTCacgaaggagaaggagaagctggGGCTGGTGGAGACGAGCTCGGCGTCCCCTCACGTCACCCACATCACCATCCGCCGCTCCCGCATGCTCGAG GATGGGTACGAGCAGCTCCGGCAGCTGTCCCAGAACGCCATGAAGGGAGTGATTAGGGTGAAGTTTGTCAATGACCTGGGGGTCGATGAGGCTGGCATTGATCAAGATGGAGTCTTCAAAGAGTTCCTGGAAGAGATCATTAAAAAGGTGTTTGACCCTGCACTGAACCTGTTCAAG ACCACCAGTGGTGATGAGAGGCTGTATCCATCCCCAACATCCTACATCCATGAGAATTACCTGCAGCTCTTCGAGTTTGTGGGGAAGATGCTTGGGAAGGCTGTGTATGAG GGAATAGTTGTGGATGTTCCATTTGCTTCCTTCTTTCTGAGTCAGCTCCTTGGGCACCACCACAGTGTCTTCTACAGCTCTGTGGACGAACTGCCCTCCTTGGACTCAGAGTTCTACAAAAATCTCACTTCCATTAAG CGTTATGATGGTGATATCAGTGACCTGGGCTTGACACTGTCCTATGATGAAGATGTGATGGGTCAG CTGGTTTGCCATGAACTTGTTCCTGGAGGGAAGACCATTCCTGTTACCAATGAAAATAA GATCAGCTACATCCACCTGATGGCGCATTTCCGGATGCACACGCAGATCAAGAGCCAGACCGCCGCTCTCATCGGCGGCTTCAGGTCCATCATCAAGCCCGAGTGGATCCGCATGTTCTCGGCGCCGGAGCTGCAGCGCCTCATCTCCGGGGACAACGCCGAGATCGACCTGGAGGACCTGAA gaAGCACACGGTGTACTACGGGGGCTTCCATGGCAGTCACCGTGTCATCATCTGGCTCTGGGACATCCTGGCCAACGACTTCAGCCCTGAGGAGAGAGCCATGTTCCTCAAG TTTGtcaccagctgctccaggcctcCACTTCTGGGCTTTGCCTACCTCAAGCCTCCTTTCTCCATCCGCTGTGTGGAAGTGTCTGATGACCAG GACACGGGGGACACGCTGGGCAGCGTCCTGCGCGGCTTCTTCACCATCCGCAAGAAGGAGCCGGGCGGGCGCCTCCCGACCTCCTCCACGTGTTTCAACCTCCTCAAGCTCCCCAACTACAGCAAGAAGAGCATCCTGCGGGAGAAGCTGCGCTACGCCATCAGCATGAACACCGGCTTCGAGCTGTCCTAG
- the UBE3B gene encoding ubiquitin-protein ligase E3B isoform X2, with the protein MFSASQSSRAQFLDKARQAREERRELKERERAAVQLQALVRRFLCRCRLQREIRKEVEDFFGTNECGSSKRSALSVFRIARKLLFVFSPKEDKERFEKLCRCILNSMDVENEPKVWYVSLALSKDLTLLWIKQIKDILWFCCEFLKQLKPDILQDSRLVNLHLTMLVTFTDTSTWKILRGKGETLRPAMNHICANIMGHLNQKGFYSVLQILLTNGLARSRPSLSKGSLTAIFSLALRPVVAAQFSDNLLRSFLIHVMSVPAIMTHLATLTPERLAVIESHDLFRKFILFLSRESQCRDVCVCLEGSHTLCLLGNLVFLGSLNDQVLEEETAHFVGVLIHMLSYCQKYVSQKKSNLTHWHPVLGWFSQTVDYGLNESMPLLTKQLQHLWGVHMIRILFNDVLSKKLLENQEIAQLPAQPISPQNSLPMKNLFKRAFQKSASVRNILKPVGGKRVDSAEVQKVCSICVLYQTTLTTLTQIRLQILTGLTYLDDLLPKLWAFICELGPQGGLKLFLECLNNDTEESKRLLAMLMLFCDCSRHLITILDDIEVYEEQISFKLEELVTISSFLNSFVFKMIWDGIVENARGETLELFHSVHGWLMVLYERDCRRRFAPEDHWLRKDLKPSVLFQELDKDKKRAQLLLQYIPHVIPHKNRVLLFRNMVTKEKEKLGLVETSSASPHVTHITIRRSRMLEDGYEQLRQLSQNAMKGVIRVKFVNDLGVDEAGIDQDGVFKEFLEEIIKKVFDPALNLFKTTSGDERLYPSPTSYIHENYLQLFEFVGKMLGKAVYEGIVVDVPFASFFLSQLLGHHHSVFYSSVDELPSLDSEFYKNLTSIKRYDGDISDLGLTLSYDEDVMGQLVCHELVPGGKTIPVTNENNTSEVKGTQSGRFCRI; encoded by the exons ATGTTCAGTGCCAGCCAGTCCTCCAGGGCCCAGTTCCTGGACAAGGCCCGGCAGGCGCGGGAGGAGCGGCGGGAGctgaaggagagggagagggctgcagtgcagctccaggctctggtCAGGAGGTTTCTGTGTCGCTGCCGCCTGCAGAGGGAGATCAG GAAAGAGGTGGAGGATTTCTTTGGGACAAATGAGTGTGGCTCAAGTAAAAGAAGTGCCCTGTCTGTGTTCAGGATTGCCAGGAAGCTGCTGTTTGTGTTCAGTCCCAAGGAGGACAAGGAG AGGTTTGAAAAGCTGTGCCGCTGTATCCTGAACAGCATGGATGTGGAGAACGAGCCCAAG GTGTGGTACGTGTCACTGGCACTCTCCAAGGACCTCACACTCCTCTGGATCAAACAGATCAAAGACATCCTGTGGTTTTGCTGTGAATTCCTCAAGCAGCTCAAG CCTGACATCCTGCAGGACTCCAGACTGGTGAACTTGCACCTCACAATGCTGGTCACCTTCACGGACACTTCCACCTGGAAAATCCTCCGGGGAAAAG GTGAGACCCTGAGACCTGCCATGAACCACATCTGTGCCAACATCATGGGCCACCTCAACCAGAAGGGCTTCTACTCCGTGCTGCAG ATTTTGCTAACTAATGGCTTGGCAAGATCCAGACCTTCCCTGTCCAAAGGTTCCTTGACTGCCATCTTCTCCCTTGCCTTGCG CCCTGTGGTTGCTGCTCAGTTCTCAGACAATCTGCTGAGGTCCTTCCTGATCCATGTCATGTCTGTGCCTGCTATAATGACTCACCTTGCTACTCTCACCCCTGAG CGCCTGGCAGTGATCGAATCCCACGATCTCTTCCGGAAATTCATCCTGTTCCTGAGCCGGGAATCGCAGTGCCGGGATGTCTGCGTGTGCCTGGAGGGCAGCCACACTCTCTGCTTGCTGG gCAATCTGGTGTTCCTGGGCTCCCTGAATGaccaggtgctggaggaggagacaGCTCATTTTGTGGGGGTGCTCATCCACATGCTCTCCTACTGCCAGAAGTACGTGTCCCAGAAGAAATCCAACCTCACCCACTGgcaccctgtgctgggctggttCTCACAGACTGTGGATTATGG GCTGAACGAGTCCATGCCCCTGCTGaccaagcagctgcagcacctctggggagTCCACATGATCCGGATCCTCTTCAATGATGTGCTCAGCAAGAAACTGCTGGAAAATCAGGAGATagctcagctgccagcacagccaatCTCCCCTCAGAACAGCCTTCCTATGAAAA ACCTGTTCAAGAGAGCTTTCCAGAAGTCGGCCTCAGTGCGGAACATCCTGAAGCCGGTGGGAGGGAAGCGCGTGGACTCTGCCGAGGTGCAGAAGGTTTGCAGCATCTGTGTCCTGTACCAAACCACCCTGACCACCCTCACCCAGATCCGCCTGCAGATCCTCACAG GTCTCACTTACCTGGATGATCTGCTGCCCAAATTATGGGCCTTCATCTGTGAGCTGGGACCACAGGGAGGGTTAAAACTCTTTTTGGAGTGCTTGAACAACGACACAGAGGAATCCAAGAGGCTGCTGGCCATGCTGATGCTCTTCTGTGACTGCTCCCGTCACCTCATCAC GATTCTGGATGACATCGAGGTCTATGAAGAGCAGATTTCATTCAAACTGGAAGAGCTGGTGACCATCTCCTCTTTCTTGAATTCCTTTGTGTTTAAGATGATCTGGGATGGAATTGTAG AGAATGCCCGAGGGGAGACCCTGGAGCTGTTCCACTCTGTCCATGGCTGGCTCATGGTGCTGTATGAGCGGGATTGCCGCCGGCGCTTCGCTCCCGAGGATCACTGGCTGCGCAA GGACCTCAAACCGAGCGTGCTCTTCCAGGAGCTGGACAAGGACAAGAAACgagcccagctgctcctgcagtacATCCCACATGTCATTCCCCACAAGAAC aGGGTGCTGCTTTTCCGGAACATGGTCacgaaggagaaggagaagctggGGCTGGTGGAGACGAGCTCGGCGTCCCCTCACGTCACCCACATCACCATCCGCCGCTCCCGCATGCTCGAG GATGGGTACGAGCAGCTCCGGCAGCTGTCCCAGAACGCCATGAAGGGAGTGATTAGGGTGAAGTTTGTCAATGACCTGGGGGTCGATGAGGCTGGCATTGATCAAGATGGAGTCTTCAAAGAGTTCCTGGAAGAGATCATTAAAAAGGTGTTTGACCCTGCACTGAACCTGTTCAAG ACCACCAGTGGTGATGAGAGGCTGTATCCATCCCCAACATCCTACATCCATGAGAATTACCTGCAGCTCTTCGAGTTTGTGGGGAAGATGCTTGGGAAGGCTGTGTATGAG GGAATAGTTGTGGATGTTCCATTTGCTTCCTTCTTTCTGAGTCAGCTCCTTGGGCACCACCACAGTGTCTTCTACAGCTCTGTGGACGAACTGCCCTCCTTGGACTCAGAGTTCTACAAAAATCTCACTTCCATTAAG CGTTATGATGGTGATATCAGTGACCTGGGCTTGACACTGTCCTATGATGAAGATGTGATGGGTCAG CTGGTTTGCCATGAACTTGTTCCTGGAGGGAAGACCATTCCTGTTACCAATGAAAATAA CACTTCTGAGGTCAAAGGCACCCAGTCAGGGAGATTCTGCAGGATTTAA